In Fusarium falciforme chromosome 10, complete sequence, a single genomic region encodes these proteins:
- a CDS encoding Carboxylic ester hydrolase, with translation MMIPLVLFGLFGSAICLPARLSPTVSVKNGTYAGVYSPQYDQDFFLGMPYAQPPERFTLAKELDTAWNGTHQAVEYPSHCFGYGSDQIGYAQSEDCLYLNVVRPAGIKDTSNLPVAVWIHGGGLFMGGSADRRYNLSFIVERSVEMKTPVIGVSINYRLSALGFPCGKEALDEGITNLGFRDQRLALRWVNENIGAFGGSPDKVTIFGESSGAESVSAQVFAYNGRGDGLFRGAIAQSGFGGAIGRFPGGFNATSDMQAVYDALVGNVTSCADLVGKPESLECLRKVPFEEINHALNVSSVGPWPPVLDHDFIADYLANQVANGDFPRIPILVGANSDEGSAFGSGKGPNGGGVNTDDEMRDAIESIIPADAEIHSGKSVDELVDELMVLYPNDQRVGIPSLETWPHVIEPGDTFAQQLGAQYRRTGALFGDFSMQYQRRRANKAWAKHGVPSYTYRFNVTVNGLPPFTGATHFQEVAFVFNNINGDGYSTNPFGGNGTYPEKAKALAKTISSSWISFFANLDPNGSHDLGLPDGQDWPVYSASSDVPDGDGIVFDVNRNHIEVDDWRAGGMDWMNEHGLTVFGN, from the exons ATGATGATTCCTTTGGTTCTCTTTGGACTTTTTGGGTCAGCAATATGCTTGCCCGCGAGACTTTCACCGACTGTCTCAGTCAAGAACGGCACCTACGCTGGTGTTTATAGTCCACAGTATGACCAGGATTTCTTCCTTGGCATGCCCTATGCTCAG CCGCCCGAGCGGTTCACGCTGGCGAAAGAGCTGGACACGGCATGGAATGGAACTCACCAAGCTGTCGAGTACCCGTCCCACTGCTTTGGCTATGGCTCCGATCAGATCGGATACGCCCAGTCCGAGGACTGCCTCTATCTGAATGTCGTGCGACCAGCTGGCATAAAAGATACCTCCAACCTCCCTGTTGCTGTCTGGATCCACGGAGGAGGCTTGTTCATGGGCGGCTCTGCTGACCGGAGGTATAATCTGTCCTTCATCGTAGAGCGCAGCGTCGAGATGAAGACCCCCGTCATCGGCGTCAGCATCAACTATCGCCTTTCTGCTCTCGGCTTCCCCTGCGGTAAGGAGGCTTTGGATGAAGGGATTACCAACCTCGGGTTCCGAGACCAACGTCTCGCCCTACGGTGGGTTAATGAAAACATTGGAGCTTTTGGTGGCTCTCCCGACAAGGTGACAATTTTTGGTGAAAGCTCGGGCGCTGAGAGTGTCTCTGCTCAGGTCTTTGCGTATAATG GACGCGGGGATGGTCTGTTCCGAGGTGCCATCGCTCAGTCTGGTTTCGGCGGCGCCATCGGCAGATTCCCAGGGGGCTTCAATGCGACCTCCGACATGCAGGCTGTATACGATGCTCTCGTCGGTAACGTCACTTCGTGTGCGGACTTGGTTGGGAAGCCAGAGTCTCTAGAGTGCCTACGAAAAGTACCTTTCGAAGAGATCAACCATGCGTTGAACGTGAGCAGTGTTGGACCATGGCCTCCAGTACTGGATCACGATTTCATTGCCGACTATCTCGCCAACCAGGTGGCCAATGGAGATTTCCCCAGGATCCCGATACTTGTTGGTGCCAACTCAGATGAAGGATCCGCCTTTGGTTCGGGCAAGGGACCCAACGGTGGCGGAGTCAACACAGACGATGAGATGCGGGATGCAATCGAAAGCATAATCCCTGCTGACGCAGAAATCCACTCTGGTAAGTCTGTTGATGAGTTGGTTGATGAACTCATGGTCCTCTACCCCAACGATCAGCGAGTGGGTATCCCGTCTCTAGAGACCTGGCCCCATGTCATTGAGCCGGGGGACACCTTTGCGCAACAACTTGGAGCCCAGTATCGACGAACGGGCGCTCTGTTCGGCGATTTCTCCATGCAGTATCAGAGACGTCGTGCCAACAAGGCCTGGGCAAAACACGGCGTTCCGAGCTACACATATCGCTTCAACGTCACCGTAAATGGTTTGCCACCGTTCACTGGCGCAACACACTTCCAAGAG GTTGCCTTTGTTTTCAACAATATCAACGGAGACGGATACAGCACGAACCCATTTGGCGGGAACGGGACGTATCcggaaaaggccaaggcgcTAGCCAAGACGATATCCTCTTCGTGGATCAGTTTCTTTGCTAACCTTGATCCCAACGGAAGCCATGACTTGGGTCTTCCAGATGGCCAAGACTGGCCAGTTTACTCTGCTTCATCGGATGTTCCTGATGGGGACGGTATTGTCTTTGATGTAAATAGAAACCATATTGAAGTCGATGATTGGAGAGCAGGAGGAATGGACTGGATGAACGAGCATGGTTTGACTGTCTTTGGGAACTAA
- a CDS encoding HET domain-containing protein produces the protein MRHVYGFAIVNIVAGHSDGPEDGLFPPRDLSSVESVIIGSKWDDQPETNYLLWDESALQDDFESAPLTQRGWVFQERLLAPRILQFGKRQVYWRCSELFATEAWPQGVRFATGEALRFGTDLDALDEKACMDIPPISKWCQVPVNTTSQEPVAVWERLVTQYSQSKLTFGEDKLIALSGVAKLFQQKFKDRYLAGIWWSPSARLLCWSRDDRQEKEARARPDYRAPSWSWASIDGPIYFTARIPAMLRTLVWEEYLVEVVDASVVPLGNDEMAQVQGGQMTVKASLYSFKVISQQGDQLSFEIDGKVTEGGEGTFVLDAALKDELEDQQLWVMPTMLVVEGMPGGSWSSAEGVVLRRKSETDGGTGAGDTYERIGYLYAPAVEGERGVELFRLHVEKVDGSSETGSTLRLRRDSELLQTVTIV, from the coding sequence ATGCGTCATGTTTATGGCTTCGCTATCGTCAACATAGTGGCAGGTCATTCTGATGGCCCTGAAGATGGACTCTTCCCTCCACGAGACTTATCTTCAGTTGAATCAGTCATTATCGGATCAAAATGGGACGATCAACCAGAGACGAACTATCTTCTCTGGGACGAGTCAGCTCTACAAGACGACTTCGAATCCGCGCCTCTCACGCAGCGCGGTTGGGTTTTCCAAGAGCGACTGTTGGCGCCTCGGATCTTGCAATTCGGCAAGAGGCAGGTGTATTGGAGATGCTCAGAGCTATTTGCAACCGAAGCCTGGCCCCAGGGTGTTCGCTTTGCAACAGGCGAAGCCCTTAGATTCGGCACTGACCTGGATGCATTGGATGAGAAGGCTTGCATGGATATCCCACCAATTTCAAAATGGTGCCAGGTGCCGGTCAACACTACATCACAGGAACCAGTTGCAGTATGGGAACGTCTTGTTACCCAATATTCCCAGAGCAAGCTTACCTTTGGCGAGGACAAGCTGATTGCCCTCTCTGGAGTAGCCAAGCTGTTCCAACAGAAGTTTAAAGATCGTTATCTCGCTGGTATATGGTGGTCACCGTCTGCGAGGCTTCTTTGTTGGAGTCGAGATGATCGCCAGGAAAAGGAAGCAAGGGCTCGACCGGATTACCGTGCACCATCGTGGTCGTGGGCGTCAATCGATGGGCCCATCTATTTCACTGCTCGAATTCCGGCGATGCTTCGTACTCTCGTCTGGGAGGAGTACTTGGTCGAAGTGGTAGACGCAAGTGTCGTGCCACTCGGGAATGATGAGATGGCCCAAGTTCAAGGCGGACAAATGACGGTGAAAGCAAGTCTCTATTCTTTCAAGGTCATATCGCAACAAGGAGATCAGTTGTCATTTGAGATAGATGGCAAGGTCACAGAGGGTGGAGAGGGCACATTTGTTCTTGACGCAGCACTCAAAGATGAACTCGAAGACCAACAACTGTGGGTCATGCCGACTATGCTTGTAGTAGAAGGAATGCCGGGCGGATCTTGGAGTAGCGCAGAAGGGGTGGTGCTACGAAGGAAAAGCGAAACAGATGGAGGGACTGGTGCTGGTGACACTTACGAACGTATAGGCTACCTTTATGCGCCCGCTGTTGAAGGCGAGAGGGGAGTTGAGCTTTTCAGGCTGCATGTAGAGAAAGTTGATGGGAGTTCTGAAACAGGCAGCACGCTGAGACTTCGGCGAGACAGTGAACTGTTGCAGACAGTGACAATAGTTTAG
- a CDS encoding HET domain-containing protein: protein MTLCTTFAELDICKFNMAASVLPWTRSLAYLEQKSLNGCRFCTLLWEVASSMRKGFRKQEYEHITPAKKALPDTCRWLRLHVRGTGTNKDKPRLNTVHVVLANDKFASSTVDHINVLITEEFTNYEICLAADDESRALQSGMLGGRYLGTDRDTPEFYEMLNQWLDQCMNGGRAHTACAKLTSGDARPKPSESPLPTRCVKVTENHVCLENTGGKKGKYITLSHRWHDNTSACNTTVSNLGDRLNEVDVHMLTPTFQDAIAVARGLKISYIWIDSLCITQSGDNGQDWTEEATRMGDYYQHSLFTICAISGAEEHGFLEMKSPGMESIAQLPFFEDGKRAGHMYAYRRPLKAERLFSRDVD, encoded by the exons ATGACCCTCTGTACAACATTTGCAGAGCTCGACATCTGCAAGTTCAACATGGCAGCCAGTGTGCTGCCCTGGACGCGCAGTCTCGCCTATCTAGAACAGAAAAGCCTCAATGGATGTCGATTCTGCACCCTGCTATGGGAGGTGGCTTCAAGCATGAGGAAAGGTTTCCGCAAACAGGAATATGAACATATTACGCCGGCCAAGAAAGCTTTGCCCGACACATGCCGCTGGCTTCGACTTCATGTTAGAGGAACTGGCACCAACAAGGATAAGCCTCGGCTCAATACGGTTCATGTGGTCCTGGCCAATGACAAGTTTGCGAGTTCGACCGTGGATCATATCAATGTTTTGATCACAGAGGAGTTCACCAATTACGAGATATGTCTTGCCGCAGACGATG AGAGCCGGGCATTGCAAAGTGGAATGCTAGGAGGGAGATATCTAGGCACAGACAGGGACACTCCTGAGTTTTACGAGATGCTAAACCAGTGGTTGGATCAATGCATGAACGGCGGTCGGGCACACACGGCGTGTGCCAAATTGACATCAGGAGACGCACGCCCAAAGCCCTCGGAGTCACCTCTTCCAACGCGGTGCGTCAAGGTGACAGAGAACCATGTCTGTCTAGAAAACACCGGCGGTAAGAAGGGAAAGTACATCACGCTGAGCCATAGGTGGCATGACAACACGTCAGCATGCAATACCACCGTCTCAAATCTCGGCGACCGTCTAAACGAGGTGGACGTGCATATGCTCACTCCGACTTTTCAAGATGCCATAGCAGTTGCTCGGGGCCTCAAAATCTCCTATATCTGGATCGACAGCCTCTGTATCACCCAAAGTGGAGATAACGGTCAAGACTGGACAGAAGAGGCAACAAGGATGGGAGATTATTATCAGCACTCACTCTTCACAATCTGTGCCATCAGTGGAGCAGAAGAGCATGGcttcttggagatgaagagccCGGGCATGGAGTCTATTGCCCAGCTGCCGTTCTTTGAAGACGGGAAGCGTGCTGGTCACATGTATGCGTATCGACGACCACTCAAAGCTGAGAGGCTGTTCTCTCGTGATGTTGACTAG